A portion of the Cryptomeria japonica chromosome 5, Sugi_1.0, whole genome shotgun sequence genome contains these proteins:
- the LOC131875875 gene encoding uncharacterized protein LOC131875875 yields the protein MSSEHKREWHHHLRSALWADWITRKQILKNSPYKLVYCKDALFPVSLEILTLQLLKSIEVTENDPMEVRLAELMELEEAREVAFLSLQNHQQTVKRWFDNKKSSDPRLKQGDLVLKYNERATKLGQHAKFDGLWERPFHITNCKGFNAFDLENM from the coding sequence ATGAGCTCTGAgcacaaaagggagtggcatcaccacttgagaagCGCGTTATGGGCAGACTGGATCACGCGCAAGCAAATTCTAAAGAACTCACCATACAAGTTGGTCTACTGCAAGGATGCTTTATTCCCCGTGTCTTTGGAGATCCTCACCTTACAGTTACTCAAATCTATTGAGGTGACCGAAAATGATCCCATGGAGGTGAGATTGGCAGAGCTTATGGAGCTAGAGGAAGCAAGGGAAGTAGCATTTTTATCCCTTCAAAACCACCAGCAAACTGTTAAGAGGTGGTTTGACAATAAGAAAAGTTCAGACCCGAGACTCAAACAAGGCGACCTTGTTTTGAAGTATAATGAGAGAGCAACCAAGCTTGGTCAacatgctaaatttgatggtttaTGGGAGAGACCCTTCCACATTACGAATTGCAAGGGTTTTAATGCTTTTGATCTCGAGAATATGTAG